The DNA sequence TACCTGGCTGTTTCAGGGTCTGATCGGCGGTGCCACGGCGACCATCGGCTACGGCATAGGTGTCGCCGTCTCCAAACTGGTACTGCGCTTTTGGCTCCGTCACCAGACGTGGTGGCCCTTGCGTGACCGAGTGATGGTGACCACCAAGCTCGGGGTGGTGCTGCTCTCGGCGGTGTGTTCCCTGGCGATGATCGTGCCCGCGGCCCGCTGGCAACGCCAGATCGCGACCCTCATGGAGACACAGGGGCCATCCACCCTCGAGTACTCCAAGTCCTTCGTTGTTTCGATTGTTTTTGGTGCACTGCTGATCTCGGTTGCCCGAGTACTGCGAGATCTGGTTCGGCTGCTGGCCCGTTTCTTCATTCGCCGCTTGCATCTCAGTCGCGAAATATCGCTGCTCATCGGTACCGCCATCGTGGCGGTACTGACCATCATGCTGTTCAACGGCGTGCTGGTGCGCGGCTTCTTCTCCGCCGCCAACGCCTCGTTCGGTCCGCATAACGACACCACCCGCGCCGGGGTGGAACAGCCCGCCGAGCCGGAGCGTTCCGGAAGCCCGGCATCGCTGGCCTCCTGGGAGAGTCTCGGTTTCGAGGGGCGCAACTTCGTCTCCGGCGGGTTGCACGCGGACGAGCTGACCAAGGTGAACGGTCGTCCGGCCAAGGAACCCATTCGGGTGTATGCCGGACTCGAGACCGCCGACACCGCGGAGGAGCGCGCCGACATCCTGGTGCGGGAACTGGAGCGTACCAAGGCCTTCGAGCGCAAGGCGTTGATCATCGTCCCGACCACCGGCACCGGGTGGGTGACGCCCGCTGCCGCGCGCGGTATCGAGCTCATGTACAACGGCGACACCGCGATCGTCGCCACCCAGTATTCGTTCCTGCCTAGTTGGATCTCGTTCCTGGCGGATAAGAAGAAGGCACTGGCCTCGGGCAGGCTA is a window from the Mycobacteroides salmoniphilum genome containing:
- a CDS encoding alpha/beta hydrolase, producing MSETPGVPVTTSTVDPDDWIGRSWLAFQELEEHLENRHPLVAWAWNLLRLDFCGIAFGALFFCLSLTPSLMPRTWLFQGLIGGATATIGYGIGVAVSKLVLRFWLRHQTWWPLRDRVMVTTKLGVVLLSAVCSLAMIVPAARWQRQIATLMETQGPSTLEYSKSFVVSIVFGALLISVARVLRDLVRLLARFFIRRLHLSREISLLIGTAIVAVLTIMLFNGVLVRGFFSAANASFGPHNDTTRAGVEQPAEPERSGSPASLASWESLGFEGRNFVSGGLHADELTKVNGRPAKEPIRVYAGLETADTAEERADILVRELERTKAFERKALIIVPTTGTGWVTPAAARGIELMYNGDTAIVATQYSFLPSWISFLADKKKALASGRLVVDTVQKRWAQHPEGHRPKLLIYGESLGSFAGQGAFGGLGDIRTAGVNGVLWTGPPNFSQIWNELVSKRDRGTLEALPSYDSGFTARFAIGPDIDALARPPWQNPRVLFVQHPSDPVTWWSTDLLFSEPDWLKEAPVGDRSAAMRWYPIVTFWQVAADLANAVGVPDGHGHNYGISSVNGWAAIAPPEGWTPQDTERIRKALVDTASLDGPDT